A part of Streptomyces sp. NBC_01451 genomic DNA contains:
- a CDS encoding DUF4082 domain-containing protein encodes MSDWYSPNAYGGIKGFSTKESVQAGDTVQFKIQSPVSYHVEIYRLGWYGGDGARLMSTAAQAAVTYSANYTSNPASCTTKSSTGLVDCGNWPVTASWAVPSDAVSGLYIANLTQTDGDGLMPYPFVVRKDSSTSDIVVQTSDQTWQAYNDYGGQDFYGGAGPAPDGRAYEVSYNRPLDIGGDNGIYGSEFMMLSWLERNGYDVSYLSGVDVSTNGATLLPRHKVYLSSGHDEYWTQSQYSNVLAARKAGVRQAFFSGNEVFWKTRLAASNDGTSTANRTLVCYKMTKMTQGNGIADPSGTWTGTWMDPTSTSYGQTYQPPNILTGSMFTVNGYRADSITVPGSYGKNRIWRNTSIANLTSSQTATFPAGTLGYEWDSDIVNSTRPAGAIHLSSTTVDIDDGKYRLDWGNMYGNGTATHNLVEFRDQDSGALVFGAGTVQWSWGLTNLPTYDPEDVVVTEDARMQQATVNVLADMGVQPLTLQSNLASATASTDTTGPAVTVTSPASGVTVPALKPVTISGTAADSGGGVVARVEVSTDGGTTWNAATGLTSWTYSWTPTAPGSASIKVRAVDDSVNIGAVTTIPVTVGPQACPCTVWPATAVPGTLNAGDNGPLELGVKIRTTVAGSITGVRFYKSPANTGTHTGSLWSASGTRLATGTFTNETASGWQQLNFATPVTVKANTTYVASYFAPNGGYSYDGGYFSSGAAGLAPLTALQSGTDGGNGVYRYSSTSAFPSSASSGSNYWVDVVLDTSTASTTPPVVTSTSPTSGATGASITAPVSAVFDHAIDADTLAFTLKDPNGNTVPGTKTLPASNQATFTPSTELELHTTYTASVQAEDLWGNAMSAPVTWSFTTSSTPPAVTCPCTLWNSSTVPARTAVTDDPNSLELGTRFQSSASGWVTGVTFYKGATNTGTHTGSLWSADGTLLATGTFTTESASGWQTMTFATPVAISADTAYVVSYHAPNGNYAVDGGYFASAHKSYPLTATADISTAHNGLYRYGSDVAFPTGSYGSANYWVGPVFTADDPSASLTSGTSSEVGTSALARTADAANPLVTSLPSTAKLSTVKATVTVLPGAKAAAAGKLKVKAVLSYNRATHKVSVHLSTPLPDGTRFKITVTARDKQHHTVTSRVWTLTSKTVHKKN; translated from the coding sequence ATGTCCGACTGGTACTCGCCCAACGCCTACGGTGGCATCAAGGGCTTCTCCACCAAGGAGAGCGTCCAGGCCGGTGACACCGTCCAGTTCAAGATCCAGTCACCGGTCTCGTACCACGTCGAGATCTACCGCCTCGGCTGGTACGGCGGCGACGGGGCACGTCTGATGTCGACCGCGGCCCAGGCAGCGGTGACCTACTCGGCCAACTACACGAGCAATCCCGCCAGTTGCACCACCAAGAGCAGCACGGGACTCGTCGACTGCGGCAACTGGCCCGTGACCGCGTCCTGGGCGGTGCCCAGCGACGCCGTGTCCGGCCTGTACATCGCGAACCTGACGCAGACGGACGGCGACGGCCTGATGCCGTACCCGTTCGTCGTCCGCAAGGACTCCAGCACCTCCGACATCGTCGTACAGACCAGTGACCAGACCTGGCAGGCCTACAACGACTACGGCGGCCAGGACTTCTACGGCGGCGCGGGCCCCGCGCCGGACGGCCGCGCCTACGAGGTCAGCTACAACCGGCCGCTGGACATCGGCGGCGACAACGGCATCTACGGCTCCGAGTTCATGATGCTGTCCTGGCTGGAGCGCAACGGCTACGACGTCAGCTATCTGTCGGGCGTGGACGTGTCGACCAACGGCGCCACCCTGTTGCCGAGGCACAAGGTGTACCTGTCCTCCGGCCACGACGAGTACTGGACGCAGAGTCAGTACTCCAACGTGCTGGCGGCCAGGAAGGCAGGCGTCCGGCAGGCCTTCTTCAGCGGCAACGAGGTCTTCTGGAAGACCCGGCTCGCCGCGAGCAACGACGGCACGAGCACGGCGAACCGGACCCTGGTCTGCTACAAGATGACCAAGATGACGCAGGGCAACGGCATCGCCGACCCCAGCGGCACCTGGACCGGCACCTGGATGGACCCGACCAGCACTTCCTACGGCCAGACCTACCAGCCGCCGAACATCCTCACCGGTTCCATGTTCACGGTGAACGGCTACCGCGCCGACTCGATCACGGTCCCCGGCTCGTACGGCAAGAACCGGATCTGGCGCAACACCTCCATCGCGAACCTCACGTCGAGCCAGACGGCCACCTTCCCGGCCGGCACCCTCGGCTACGAGTGGGACAGCGACATCGTCAACAGCACCAGGCCCGCCGGAGCGATCCATCTGTCGTCCACGACAGTTGACATCGACGACGGCAAGTACCGCCTCGACTGGGGCAACATGTACGGCAACGGCACCGCGACGCACAATCTCGTCGAGTTCCGCGACCAGGACTCCGGAGCCCTGGTGTTCGGAGCGGGCACCGTCCAGTGGTCGTGGGGCCTGACCAACCTCCCCACGTACGACCCCGAGGACGTCGTGGTCACCGAGGACGCCCGCATGCAGCAGGCGACCGTGAACGTCCTCGCCGACATGGGCGTCCAGCCGCTGACCCTGCAGAGCAACCTCGCCAGTGCCACCGCCTCCACCGACACCACCGGCCCGGCCGTCACCGTGACGAGCCCGGCCTCCGGCGTCACCGTCCCGGCACTGAAGCCGGTCACGATCAGTGGCACCGCCGCCGACTCCGGCGGGGGCGTGGTGGCCCGCGTCGAGGTGTCCACCGACGGTGGAACGACCTGGAACGCCGCCACCGGACTGACGTCCTGGACGTACAGCTGGACGCCGACAGCCCCGGGCAGCGCGTCCATCAAGGTCCGCGCGGTCGACGACAGCGTCAACATCGGCGCCGTCACCACCATCCCGGTGACCGTCGGCCCCCAGGCGTGCCCCTGCACCGTCTGGCCCGCCACCGCGGTGCCCGGCACCCTCAACGCGGGCGACAACGGCCCGCTGGAGCTCGGCGTCAAGATCCGCACCACGGTGGCCGGTTCGATCACCGGCGTCCGCTTCTACAAGTCGCCGGCCAACACGGGCACCCACACCGGCAGTCTGTGGAGCGCCTCCGGCACCCGCCTGGCCACCGGCACCTTCACCAACGAGACGGCCTCCGGCTGGCAGCAGCTGAACTTCGCCACCCCGGTCACCGTCAAGGCCAACACCACCTACGTCGCCTCGTACTTCGCCCCCAACGGCGGATACTCCTACGACGGCGGCTACTTCTCCTCCGGCGCGGCCGGCCTGGCCCCGCTCACGGCACTCCAGTCGGGCACCGACGGCGGCAACGGCGTCTACCGCTACAGCTCGACCAGCGCCTTCCCGTCCTCGGCGTCCTCGGGCAGCAACTACTGGGTGGACGTGGTGCTCGACACCTCGACGGCCAGTACGACCCCGCCCGTCGTCACCTCGACCTCACCGACGTCGGGAGCGACCGGCGCGTCGATCACGGCACCGGTGTCGGCCGTCTTCGACCACGCCATCGACGCCGACACCCTGGCGTTCACCCTGAAGGACCCGAACGGCAACACCGTGCCAGGCACCAAGACGCTCCCCGCGTCGAACCAGGCGACGTTCACCCCGTCGACGGAACTGGAACTGCACACCACGTACACCGCGTCCGTCCAGGCCGAGGACCTGTGGGGCAACGCCATGTCGGCCCCGGTGACGTGGTCGTTCACCACCAGTTCCACCCCGCCCGCGGTCACCTGCCCCTGCACGCTGTGGAACTCCAGCACCGTGCCGGCCAGGACCGCCGTCACCGACGACCCCAACTCCCTCGAACTGGGCACCAGGTTCCAGTCCTCGGCGAGCGGCTGGGTCACCGGCGTCACCTTCTACAAGGGCGCCACCAACACCGGCACCCACACGGGCAGCCTCTGGTCCGCCGACGGCACGCTCCTCGCCACCGGCACCTTCACCACCGAGTCCGCCTCCGGCTGGCAGACGATGACGTTCGCGACCCCGGTGGCGATCAGCGCCGACACCGCGTACGTCGTCTCCTACCACGCGCCGAACGGCAACTACGCGGTGGACGGCGGCTACTTCGCGTCGGCCCACAAGTCCTACCCGCTGACCGCCACCGCCGACATCAGCACGGCCCACAACGGGCTGTACCGGTACGGCAGTGACGTGGCCTTCCCCACCGGTTCCTATGGTTCCGCGAACTACTGGGTGGGGCCGGTCTTCACCGCCGACGACCCGTCCGCGTCGTTGACGTCGGGCACATCCTCGGAGGTGGGCACCTCCGCGCTGGCGCGCACCGCCGACGCGGCCAACCCGCTGGTCACCTCGCTGCCCAGCACGGCCAAGCTGTCCACGGTGAAGGCGACGGTGACCGTCCTGCCGGGCGCGAAGGCCGCTGCCGCCGGGAAGCTCAAGGTCAAGGCCGTCCTCTCCTACAACCGGGCCACCCACAAGGTGTCCGTCCACCTGTCCACCCCGCTGCCGGACGGCACGCGGTTCAAGATCACGGTCACGGCCCGGGACAAGCAGCACCACACGGTGACGTCCCGCGTCTGGACCCTCACCAGCAAGACCGTCCACAAGAAGAACTGA
- a CDS encoding glycosyltransferase family 2 protein: MSTVSVVIPCYKYGHFLADCVSSVLDEQDGVDVRVLIIDDASPDDSAEIALKLAAADSRIEVRVHETNKGHIATYNEGLLEWADGDYVALLSADDRLVPGALVRAAALLDAHPEAGFAYGRPLRFQHGGPLPKARTQSTGSVVYPGHWWLERRFREGTGCITSPEVVVRTSLQREVGGYDPELPHAGDIEMWMRLAARADVGYVRGADQAFYRVHGNNMSTTDFGGQLDDLRQRLVAFDSVLAKCADHLPQAEQLAETVHTRLARYALRRAYRAYDRGRTDVVPVDDLVAFAAECRPGFTSLPEYQALHRRQRVGAGLMPYLQPLVWSAVVDRGREWLWWQSWKRRGI, encoded by the coding sequence ATGAGTACCGTCAGCGTTGTCATCCCCTGCTACAAGTACGGCCATTTCCTCGCCGACTGCGTGAGCAGCGTCCTGGACGAGCAGGACGGCGTTGACGTCCGGGTACTCATCATCGACGACGCCTCTCCCGACGACTCGGCGGAGATCGCGCTCAAGCTGGCCGCCGCCGACTCACGCATCGAGGTCCGCGTCCACGAAACCAACAAGGGACACATCGCCACCTACAACGAGGGCCTCCTGGAGTGGGCCGACGGCGACTACGTCGCACTGCTGTCCGCCGACGACCGGCTGGTCCCCGGCGCACTGGTACGCGCCGCCGCCCTGCTGGACGCTCACCCGGAAGCGGGGTTCGCCTACGGCCGCCCGCTGCGCTTCCAGCACGGCGGCCCGCTGCCCAAGGCCCGTACACAGAGCACCGGTTCGGTCGTCTACCCCGGGCACTGGTGGCTGGAGCGCCGGTTCCGCGAAGGCACCGGCTGCATCACCTCGCCCGAGGTCGTCGTCCGCACCAGCCTGCAGCGCGAGGTGGGCGGCTACGACCCCGAACTTCCGCACGCCGGCGACATCGAGATGTGGATGCGGCTCGCCGCCCGCGCCGACGTCGGCTACGTACGCGGCGCCGACCAGGCCTTCTACCGCGTCCACGGCAACAACATGTCCACCACCGACTTCGGCGGCCAGCTCGACGACCTGCGCCAACGCCTCGTCGCCTTCGACTCCGTCCTCGCCAAATGCGCCGACCACCTCCCGCAGGCCGAGCAACTGGCCGAAACGGTGCACACCCGGCTCGCCCGCTATGCCCTGCGGCGCGCGTACCGCGCCTACGACCGGGGGCGCACCGACGTCGTCCCGGTCGACGACCTCGTCGCCTTCGCCGCGGAGTGCCGTCCCGGGTTCACCTCCCTGCCCGAATACCAGGCGCTGCACAGACGGCAGCGCGTCGGTGCCGGGCTGATGCCGTATCTCCAGCCGCTGGTGTGGTCGGCCGTGGTCGACCGCGGACGGGAATGGCTGTGGTGGCAGTCCTGGAAGCGCCGCGGCATCTGA
- a CDS encoding O-antigen ligase family protein: MSLGDIWAIMCRRWYFMVPLTLLSLFAGGYLYRTIPVSYESQSSVTLLDSTAVADLAPTFGNPISNAGGSLVVTADVLIRTLQSSDSAKELHSRGVTDRYTAGFAPEADSPLLTLSVTGTDRAKVLRETTTLTRFAAEQLKALQAASKVPAKYSVQATPVVLPQTPVSQSKARYQNIASVLIVGIVSAFLLSILAEGVAVVRRRGRATAGYLPRRHRAQPPEREPRGLLVRRLDATTILTGYLVLAFFVPSNLTLPALGGVGTPANVFALLGLLWYLATWLGGRIRPAEGTRLPRVAMCLLAVAVLLSYLADASRDSSHEEVLGADRGLIGLGVWVALVVLTSAGIQERGRLETLMRRLVVLGTVVALIGYYDFFAATNIADSIHIPGLQSSTAGISAMDRGSFTRPRSTTAHPLEFGGMLAILVPFAVHQAFDPVRRHAGAMRRWAPVAIMAGALPLTVSRTSIIGAAIVIMVMVPRWKPQRRWAAIGIILGSVAGFKVIIPGLIGTITNLFATFFAGSDSSTQARTVKYSAIVPYLNEHPWFGRGFGTFTPDLYFFTDNQYMLTLAEMGVVGLVALLALFVTGIHTGGAVRRLARTDSDRELGQAFLASALVALVISATFDALSFPMYAGMFFLTLGAGGSYLGFIRREAAEAAAADTPTVPAPRKASEAQLPQLAESR, encoded by the coding sequence ATGAGCCTTGGCGACATCTGGGCGATCATGTGCAGGCGTTGGTACTTCATGGTGCCCCTCACCCTGCTCAGTCTCTTCGCGGGCGGCTACCTGTACCGGACCATCCCGGTGTCCTACGAGTCGCAGAGTTCCGTCACGCTGCTCGACTCCACCGCGGTCGCCGATCTGGCGCCGACCTTCGGCAACCCCATATCGAACGCGGGCGGTTCGCTGGTCGTCACGGCCGACGTGCTGATCAGGACCCTCCAGTCGAGCGACTCGGCCAAGGAACTGCACTCCCGCGGTGTCACCGACCGCTACACGGCCGGTTTCGCGCCGGAGGCCGACAGCCCGCTGCTCACCCTGAGCGTCACCGGCACCGACCGGGCGAAGGTGCTGCGGGAGACCACCACCCTCACCAGGTTCGCCGCGGAGCAGCTGAAGGCCCTGCAGGCCGCCTCCAAGGTGCCGGCGAAGTACTCCGTGCAGGCCACGCCGGTCGTGCTGCCGCAGACACCGGTCTCCCAGTCGAAGGCCCGGTACCAGAACATCGCGTCCGTCCTCATCGTCGGGATCGTCAGCGCGTTCCTGCTGTCCATCCTGGCCGAGGGTGTCGCGGTGGTCCGCCGCCGGGGACGCGCCACGGCCGGATACCTGCCCCGGCGCCATCGCGCCCAGCCTCCCGAGCGGGAGCCCAGGGGCCTCCTGGTGCGGCGGCTGGACGCCACGACGATCCTCACCGGCTATCTGGTGCTCGCCTTCTTCGTCCCGTCGAACCTGACCCTGCCCGCGCTGGGCGGCGTCGGCACCCCGGCCAACGTCTTCGCCCTGCTGGGGCTTCTCTGGTACCTCGCGACCTGGCTCGGCGGCCGTATCCGTCCCGCCGAGGGCACCAGGCTCCCGCGCGTGGCGATGTGCCTGCTCGCCGTGGCGGTGCTGCTGTCCTACCTCGCGGACGCGAGCCGCGACAGCTCGCACGAGGAGGTCCTCGGAGCGGACCGCGGCCTCATCGGGCTCGGCGTGTGGGTGGCGCTGGTGGTGCTGACCTCGGCCGGCATCCAGGAGCGCGGCCGACTGGAGACCCTGATGCGCCGGCTCGTCGTCCTGGGCACGGTGGTGGCCCTGATCGGCTACTACGACTTCTTCGCGGCGACCAACATCGCCGACTCCATCCACATCCCCGGCCTCCAGTCGAGCACCGCCGGGATCAGCGCCATGGACCGCGGGTCGTTCACCCGGCCGCGCTCCACCACGGCCCATCCGCTGGAGTTCGGCGGGATGCTCGCCATCCTCGTTCCCTTCGCCGTCCACCAGGCGTTCGATCCGGTACGCCGTCATGCCGGCGCGATGCGCCGCTGGGCCCCGGTGGCGATCATGGCCGGTGCGCTTCCGCTCACGGTGTCCAGGACGTCCATCATCGGCGCCGCCATCGTGATCATGGTGATGGTGCCCCGCTGGAAGCCGCAGCGCCGTTGGGCCGCGATCGGGATCATCCTGGGTTCGGTGGCCGGCTTCAAGGTGATCATCCCCGGGCTGATCGGAACCATCACCAACCTGTTCGCCACCTTCTTCGCCGGCTCCGACAGCAGCACCCAGGCGCGCACCGTGAAATACAGCGCGATCGTCCCCTACCTCAACGAACACCCCTGGTTCGGAAGGGGATTCGGCACCTTCACCCCCGACCTGTACTTCTTCACCGACAACCAGTACATGCTGACCCTGGCCGAGATGGGGGTCGTCGGGCTCGTCGCCCTGCTCGCCCTGTTCGTCACCGGGATACACACCGGCGGTGCCGTCCGCCGGCTCGCCCGCACCGACTCGGACCGCGAACTCGGGCAGGCGTTCCTCGCCTCGGCCCTGGTCGCCCTGGTCATCAGCGCCACCTTCGACGCGCTCAGCTTCCCGATGTACGCCGGGATGTTCTTCCTGACCCTGGGCGCCGGCGGCAGCTACCTCGGCTTCATCCGCCGCGAGGCGGCCGAGGCCGCGGCAGCGGACACCCCGACGGTCCCCGCCCCTCGCAAGGCGTCCGAAGCCCAGCTCCCCCAACTCGCGGAGTCCCGATGA
- a CDS encoding glycosyltransferase family 2 protein, producing the protein MSTVAVIVVTWNSASVLPGFLDALPDGMTGLDWRLVVADNDSADDTVEVLRTLAPDATVVQTGRNAGYAAGVNAALGAAGEYGTVLICNPDIRMREGCAKRLVDSLGEGVGIAVPLLYEEGSDTPHRSLRRESSVARAFGEALIGNTRAGRFPRLSELVTDPAAYRGPTRADWATGALMAVSGDCLAVCGQWDESFFLYSEETEYCLRARDRGYATQLEPTAEAVHLGGDSQVSPRLWTLLTLNRVRLYRKRHGPLATAAFRTAVLLRETSRAALGRPAARAAAAALARPGALRRTPGP; encoded by the coding sequence ATGAGCACCGTCGCCGTCATCGTCGTCACCTGGAACAGCGCCTCGGTGCTTCCCGGGTTCCTGGACGCGCTTCCCGACGGCATGACCGGCCTCGACTGGCGGCTCGTCGTCGCCGACAACGACTCCGCCGACGACACCGTCGAGGTGCTCCGGACGCTGGCCCCCGACGCCACCGTCGTCCAGACCGGCCGCAACGCGGGGTACGCGGCCGGGGTCAACGCGGCACTGGGCGCGGCCGGTGAGTACGGGACCGTCCTCATCTGCAACCCCGACATCCGGATGCGGGAGGGCTGCGCCAAACGCCTCGTCGACAGTCTCGGTGAGGGTGTCGGCATCGCCGTACCCCTTCTCTACGAAGAGGGCAGTGACACGCCCCACCGCTCACTGCGCCGCGAGTCGAGTGTGGCCCGGGCGTTCGGCGAGGCCCTCATCGGCAACACCAGGGCGGGACGCTTCCCGCGCCTGAGCGAGCTCGTCACCGACCCGGCCGCGTACCGGGGGCCCACGCGCGCGGACTGGGCGACCGGCGCGCTCATGGCCGTCTCGGGTGACTGCCTGGCCGTCTGCGGGCAGTGGGACGAGTCCTTCTTCCTCTACTCGGAGGAGACCGAGTACTGCCTGCGGGCGCGGGACCGGGGATACGCCACCCAGCTGGAGCCCACGGCCGAGGCGGTCCACCTGGGAGGCGACTCCCAGGTGTCGCCCCGGCTGTGGACCCTCCTCACACTCAACCGCGTCCGCCTGTACCGCAAGCGTCACGGCCCCCTCGCCACGGCCGCCTTCCGTACCGCCGTCCTCCTCCGGGAGACCTCCCGTGCCGCACTGGGCCGCCCGGCCGCCCGCGCGGCGGCAGCCGCGCTGGCCAGACCGGGCGCCCTGCGCAGAACACCTGGCCCGTAA